The stretch of DNA GTTTGTTAGAAGATGAGTGATTTCTGTGTGTTGGGGTGTAaatgacccctgtgtgtgtgttagacaaAGGCCCTTCTTGTTAGTTCCACATAAGCATCTATTTCTGTTGGTTACATTTCATGTGACTTGCACATTAAAGGCTCGAATGTGTCTTGTGAAAAACAACTGTTTTATAGCCCAAAATAAACATACGTGACATCCATAAGCACCACTTCAACTTACAACCAAGCTGAGCCATTCACAGCATGCTGTCATCCTTTATTTGGGCTGCCATTTACGACACTGGAGGATGTAAGGAACTAAGATTTATTAGCAATCCCCTTCTGCTTCTTCAGGACCAGCACAAACCTTTCCTCTTCCACCTTCCTACATTTAACCCTCCTTGCCCTGCTCCAAGGAGTTTACATTAATAGTTTATGTACGTGGCAGTGCGCATTTGTGGTTACCTTTATCAGGATGCTGGAtttgtgcaggctgggcgttggtaagCAATGATGGGAGCCAGGAACCTTTATGGTACAAACATTCTCCTTTATTTGACAGCATCTTCTATATATACAAAGCAGTGTAATCTTCAATGGGTTCATACCAACTGTTGCTTCCTAGTGTACACCCTCACTTAATGCCCCTAGGGAGGTGCTGCTACTTTTTACTGTGTTCACCTTCTGTTATGGGATCTCTCTGTATAGGGTCCATGCCTCTGTGAATTCCTTGGGTCCCTCTTGGGCTACCCTCACTGATATATTCCAGGGATCACCATCTCACTTTACTGGCCTGCTTACCTCTAGTCTATAGCACTCTGGTGCTGAGGCAACAGGGGTATCCATTTTCCATCGACTACACCTCCTTCCGTCTGGGTCCATGTCCAGATACTTTATAGTGGGCTCTCTTATACTGATCTCTCCTGGAGTCCGAGGGCCACTTCTGGGGCATCCCCTATGGGACAGAGGTCTCCCCCCGAGGCAACCTGTACTCTTTATTTGTTGCCTTGGCACACAGACCATATCTACAAGGGCACTTCCCTAACTCAAAAAAGTAAGAACCAGGGGCCTAAGGAGAAAGCGCAATCTTCCCCTTCTCCTTTTCTGCCACTCTTCTCGTATAGAGTGGGCTTTCCCCAAGGATGTTCTAATACACAGGACAGGAATGAGTCAGCTACTTGCACTCAATTACTCTGATTCCTCTCTAGCTACCGACACATAATAAACGTGTTTCCCAATTATTCCAGCAAAGGGCAGAGAGCGGGGCTGGTGGAGATGTTTGCCATACAGAAACCGGAGGCTGCCCCTCACCAGTCGTCCTTTCATGACGCGAAGTCTGTGGGGAGTCTGGCGTTCCCCAGCGAGAAGGAGAGGAAGCAGGACACCAATTTCAACATCCTGGAGGAAGCCTATGACAAGTACGAAGACAGGAGGCAGGAAAAGAGCGGAGAGAGTGAGGAAGAAGAGAAATccaaggaggaggaagagaggcccTCCCTGGAAGATAACCGAGCCCTGTTAAAGAAGAGGGGAATAGGGCAGCTGAGGGCAGCCAAGTCTGAAGGAATCAGCTTATCGTCATCGGAGGAAGAGGTGAGGAGTCCACCAGAAGGGGCAGAgattatgcagctgggagggGACCCACCAGCTGAGAACACTGCAAGAGAGTGTGATGAGTGGGCAGGTTCTCCTTTAGAGGACAATGGCTATGCCAGCAGCTCGCTTAGCATAGATAGTCCAGACAGTGTCTCTGGGAACGCGTGGGAGAACACGACTGCCCCAGT from Ascaphus truei isolate aAscTru1 chromosome 6, aAscTru1.hap1, whole genome shotgun sequence encodes:
- the C6H1orf216 gene encoding UPF0500 protein C1orf216 homolog, translated to MTVRPTHMAGKGQRAGLVEMFAIQKPEAAPHQSSFHDAKSVGSLAFPSEKERKQDTNFNILEEAYDKYEDRRQEKSGESEEEEKSKEEEERPSLEDNRALLKKRGIGQLRAAKSEGISLSSSEEEVRSPPEGAEIMQLGGDPPAENTARECDEWAGSPLEDNGYASSSLSIDSPDSVSGNAWENTTAPVLTSTPLEDPETEDSEEESSSDSDALSLTLSEAFQSLQDKEKLKEQEKEKHHAQLTMYRRLALLRWIRGLQQRVRDQQNRLQESFDTILDNRKEILRYTQHGCNKTPAKEAA